A region from the Nostoc sp. HK-01 genome encodes:
- a CDS encoding plasmid stabilization system has translation MEPCPHGVKKLKGKENAYRIRVGDYRIIYDIFDDVLLISVIEVGHRSNIYKDES, from the coding sequence GTGGAACCATGTCCTCACGGAGTTAAAAAGTTAAAAGGTAAAGAAAACGCCTATCGAATTAGAGTAGGTGATTATCGCATTATATACGATATTTTTGATGATGTTTTATTGATAAGTGTGATAGAAGTTGGACACCGTAGCAACATATATAAAGATGAAAGTTAA
- a CDS encoding ABC transporter ATP-binding protein, with product MSNHPAITLHQISKVYANGTVALQDLNLEIPAAQFISLVGASGCGKSTVLRLIAGLGKVSSGNINWGIPQAARKLAFVFQDAALMPWATVRENIRLPLKLARVPKQDAQNLVQQALALVGLTNFADSYPRQLSGGMKMRVSIARALVTQPNILLMDEPFGALDEITRSKLNSDLLDLWQKYHWTVVFVTHNIYEAVYLSNRVLVMGINPGRVVADIAIDVPYPRDEEFRTSVLYNEYCRKVARCLAETMN from the coding sequence ATGAGTAACCATCCAGCGATTACACTCCATCAAATTAGCAAGGTCTACGCTAATGGCACTGTTGCCCTACAAGACCTGAACTTAGAAATTCCCGCAGCGCAATTTATCAGCTTGGTAGGTGCTTCCGGATGTGGTAAAAGTACAGTGCTGCGATTAATAGCCGGATTAGGTAAAGTTAGTTCCGGTAACATCAATTGGGGGATACCACAAGCAGCGCGAAAATTAGCCTTTGTCTTTCAAGATGCCGCCCTGATGCCCTGGGCAACGGTGAGAGAGAATATCCGCCTACCGCTAAAATTGGCGAGAGTGCCGAAGCAAGATGCTCAAAATTTAGTCCAGCAAGCCTTAGCATTAGTCGGACTGACCAATTTTGCCGATAGCTATCCCCGACAGTTATCTGGGGGGATGAAAATGCGTGTTTCCATAGCTAGGGCATTAGTTACTCAACCAAACATTCTATTAATGGATGAACCCTTCGGGGCTTTAGATGAAATTACCCGCAGCAAACTCAACAGCGATTTATTAGATTTGTGGCAAAAGTATCACTGGACTGTGGTATTTGTGACCCATAATATCTACGAGGCGGTGTATTTATCGAATCGCGTGTTAGTTATGGGGATAAATCCTGGGCGGGTAGTAGCGGATATTGCAATTGATGTACCTTATCCCCGTGATGAAGAGTTTCGGACATCAGTACTATATAACGAATATTGCCGCAAGGTTGCCCGTTGTTTAGCCGAAACTATGAATTAA
- a CDS encoding FAD linked oxidase-like protein has product MIEKLNYQTQRCAENQTLRVNLRATQRSKNTMQTTNLDTLCAALTDIETITDPNQVAKLSQDYHSFSPVLVPKLAGKVGDIVVRPANEAEVIKVAANCAKLRIPITVRGAGTGNYGQCVPMHGGVILDMTKMQEILWVKPGVARVQAGVKLATLDKKAKGSGWEMRMAPSTYRTATIGGFIAGGSGGIGSIQYGLLGDRGNLLALRVVTLEDEPRAIELRGDDVQKVNHAWGINGIITEVEIPLGSAYPWAEVIVTFDNFMTAAKFGQSLGNADGMIKKIISIFASPIPKYFSALQQYIPDGTHAALLMIAEPSLELLPGLVQQYGGQITYQKPAQEAGKGLNLAEFTWNHTTLHARSVDTSITYLQSIFPADKGLELVEELYDYFGEEVMMHLEFIRVNGRVVPAALQLVRYTTETRLNEIIHYHEAKGVFIANPHTYIIEDGGRKVIDPEQLKFKEMVDPYGLMNPGKSKVLEFKVN; this is encoded by the coding sequence ATGATAGAAAAACTAAATTATCAAACGCAAAGGTGCGCTGAGAATCAAACCCTCCGCGTTAACCTTCGCGCCACTCAGCGTTCAAAAAACACTATGCAAACTACCAATTTAGATACCCTCTGCGCTGCTTTAACAGACATCGAAACCATCACCGACCCCAACCAAGTAGCAAAACTATCCCAGGACTACCACTCCTTTAGCCCTGTCCTTGTACCCAAGTTAGCAGGCAAAGTTGGTGATATTGTGGTGCGTCCGGCAAATGAAGCGGAAGTGATAAAAGTAGCGGCTAACTGTGCAAAGTTACGCATACCTATAACTGTACGTGGTGCGGGAACTGGAAATTATGGGCAATGTGTACCGATGCACGGTGGCGTAATTTTAGATATGACCAAGATGCAGGAAATTCTCTGGGTAAAACCAGGAGTGGCGCGAGTACAAGCTGGGGTGAAATTAGCCACCTTAGATAAAAAAGCAAAGGGAAGTGGCTGGGAAATGCGAATGGCACCCTCAACCTACCGCACAGCAACTATTGGGGGGTTTATCGCTGGTGGGAGTGGTGGTATTGGTTCGATACAGTATGGGTTACTGGGCGATCGCGGTAATCTTTTAGCATTGCGCGTGGTAACTTTAGAAGATGAACCCCGTGCGATCGAACTGCGTGGTGACGATGTGCAGAAAGTTAACCACGCTTGGGGAATTAACGGCATTATTACTGAAGTTGAAATTCCTTTAGGTAGTGCTTATCCCTGGGCGGAAGTTATTGTCACCTTTGACAACTTTATGACAGCCGCTAAGTTTGGTCAGTCATTAGGTAACGCTGATGGGATGATCAAAAAAATCATCTCTATTTTTGCCTCACCTATCCCAAAATATTTTAGCGCCCTACAACAATACATTCCTGATGGTACTCATGCAGCCTTATTAATGATTGCAGAACCAAGTTTAGAACTATTGCCGGGTTTGGTACAGCAATACGGCGGTCAAATTACTTATCAAAAACCAGCCCAAGAAGCAGGTAAAGGCTTAAATTTGGCTGAATTTACCTGGAACCACACCACGTTACACGCCCGCAGTGTCGATACTTCCATTACCTACTTGCAATCTATCTTCCCTGCCGACAAAGGTTTAGAGCTAGTAGAAGAATTGTATGATTATTTCGGTGAGGAAGTAATGATGCACTTAGAATTTATTCGCGTCAATGGCCGGGTAGTACCTGCGGCTTTACAACTTGTGCGTTACACCACCGAAACCCGCCTGAATGAGATTATTCACTACCACGAAGCGAAAGGTGTGTTTATCGCTAATCCTCATACCTATATTATTGAAGACGGTGGTAGAAAAGTCATCGACCCTGAACAGTTGAAATTTAAAGAAATGGTTGACCCTTATGGGTTAATGAATCCTGGTAAGAGTAAAGTGCTGGAATTCAAGGTAAATTAA
- a CDS encoding inner-membrane translocator, with product MKPINWINHRFLPILSPLIAIASALLVGAILIIFAGANPITAYTALFQESLANYFGFGNTLTKMTPLLFTSLGVLVALKAGQFNIGGEGQIYLGALGSALIGLYVQGLPAIIHIPLALCAGFIFGAVWGWIPGYLKAVRGVNEVITTLLLNYIAVNLVSYLVQNPLKAPAAPSPYSPLIAKSAQLPIILPGSLAHAGIILALMAAMILWVLLGRSPLGYQITAVGLNPIAARYAGMSVERTIMLVMALAGGLAGLAGASEVMGLKYRLFEQVSPGYGFDAIAIALLSRGNIGGVVLTSLFFAALRSGANVMQRSAGVPVTVVYAIQGLTVLFIAISLAIETQRKAEA from the coding sequence ATGAAACCAATTAATTGGATTAATCATAGATTTTTACCAATCCTATCACCGCTAATTGCGATCGCCTCTGCCCTTCTGGTGGGTGCAATTCTCATCATCTTTGCAGGCGCAAACCCTATCACTGCATACACGGCTTTATTTCAAGAGTCACTTGCCAATTACTTTGGTTTTGGTAACACCCTCACCAAAATGACACCGCTATTATTCACCAGTTTAGGTGTCTTAGTTGCATTAAAGGCTGGTCAATTTAATATCGGTGGCGAAGGACAAATTTATCTTGGTGCGTTGGGTAGTGCTTTAATTGGGTTATATGTGCAAGGATTACCTGCGATTATTCATATTCCCTTGGCTTTGTGCGCCGGATTTATTTTTGGTGCGGTTTGGGGATGGATACCAGGTTATTTGAAAGCTGTGCGGGGAGTGAATGAAGTTATTACAACTTTGCTGCTGAATTATATTGCGGTGAATTTGGTTAGCTATTTGGTACAAAATCCTTTAAAAGCACCAGCCGCACCCAGTCCTTATTCACCATTAATTGCCAAGTCTGCCCAGTTACCAATTATTCTACCGGGAAGTCTTGCCCATGCGGGAATTATCTTGGCGTTAATGGCGGCGATGATATTATGGGTTTTGTTAGGGCGATCGCCTCTAGGATACCAAATCACCGCCGTCGGATTAAACCCCATTGCCGCCCGTTATGCTGGTATGTCAGTTGAACGCACCATTATGTTAGTCATGGCGTTAGCTGGTGGTTTAGCTGGGTTAGCAGGTGCAAGTGAAGTGATGGGGTTAAAATATCGCTTATTTGAACAAGTTTCTCCTGGTTATGGCTTTGATGCCATTGCGATCGCTTTACTCAGTCGCGGTAATATTGGCGGTGTAGTGCTAACTTCATTATTTTTCGCCGCCTTGCGTAGTGGTGCAAATGTCATGCAACGTAGCGCCGGAGTTCCAGTTACCGTAGTTTATGCTATTCAAGGTTTGACTGTATTATTTATTGCTATTAGTCTCGCCATAGAAACCCAAAGGAAAGCTGAGGCTTAA
- a CDS encoding TPR repeat protein, whose product MDSLSINSLLEDLKNPNASVREKATKKLWRIWFQQKGIHGLEKIDQSQKLLDAGKTTESESLLTQLIQEQPDFAEAWNRRAFLYYSVGKYKESLADCQMVIQINPVHFGALHGMGLCYAAIGQYLDAIKAFKRALTIQPYSLVNQKLILECTLRLS is encoded by the coding sequence ATGGATTCTTTATCTATTAATTCCTTACTTGAAGATTTGAAGAACCCTAATGCTTCTGTCCGGGAAAAAGCAACTAAGAAACTATGGCGGATATGGTTTCAGCAAAAGGGAATTCATGGTCTGGAAAAAATCGACCAAAGTCAAAAATTACTGGATGCTGGTAAAACCACTGAATCTGAGTCACTGTTAACCCAACTGATTCAAGAACAGCCTGATTTTGCCGAAGCTTGGAATCGTAGAGCTTTTCTGTACTACAGTGTCGGTAAATATAAAGAATCTCTGGCAGACTGTCAGATGGTTATCCAAATTAATCCAGTGCATTTTGGTGCATTACATGGTATGGGCTTATGTTATGCCGCCATTGGTCAGTATCTTGATGCCATTAAAGCCTTTAAACGTGCTTTAACAATTCAACCCTATTCTTTAGTAAATCAAAAATTGATTTTAGAATGTACACTCAGACTCAGTTAA
- a CDS encoding ABC transporter permease protein, translating into MKIFDRKTQSKLISAEVLAPVVVGVVALLLWDILVRVTNLPPYILPGPLLVFQTLITDWNELFSSLLITLQITVAAFIAAVVSGLLIAILFTQSKWIEKSLFPYTVILQTTPIVAIAPLIILWFKNNTFAALVVCAWIVAFFPIVSNTTLGLNSVDRNLLNLFQLYKASRWQTLWYLRLPSAMPYFLGGLKISGGLALIGAVVAEFVAGTGGAKSGIAYRILISSYNLQIPRMFAALLLTTGLGVLIFVSLSYLSDFILSKWHESAVKHEN; encoded by the coding sequence ATGAAGATTTTTGATAGGAAGACACAAAGTAAGTTGATTTCTGCTGAGGTTTTAGCACCTGTTGTAGTGGGTGTGGTGGCTTTACTGCTTTGGGATATTTTAGTAAGGGTAACTAATTTACCGCCTTATATTTTGCCTGGCCCTTTGTTGGTATTTCAAACGTTAATTACCGACTGGAACGAGTTATTTTCTTCGTTATTAATTACGTTACAAATTACAGTGGCGGCTTTTATTGCTGCTGTAGTTTCTGGCTTATTAATTGCAATTTTGTTTACTCAAAGTAAGTGGATAGAAAAAAGTTTATTTCCATACACTGTTATTTTACAGACAACGCCGATAGTAGCGATCGCACCACTCATCATCCTCTGGTTTAAAAATAACACCTTCGCCGCCCTTGTAGTTTGTGCTTGGATAGTCGCCTTTTTCCCCATCGTCTCTAACACTACCCTCGGACTCAACAGCGTTGACCGCAACTTACTCAACCTCTTTCAACTTTACAAAGCCTCACGCTGGCAAACTTTATGGTATCTCCGCCTACCTAGTGCCATGCCTTATTTTTTAGGTGGGTTAAAAATTAGCGGTGGTTTAGCCTTAATTGGTGCTGTAGTTGCAGAGTTTGTCGCCGGAACTGGTGGGGCAAAATCCGGCATAGCCTACCGTATTTTGATTTCTAGCTATAACCTGCAAATTCCGCGAATGTTTGCCGCCTTATTACTTACCACTGGCTTAGGTGTATTGATATTTGTCAGCCTTAGTTACTTATCAGACTTTATATTAAGTAAATGGCACGAAAGCGCCGTTAAACATGAAAATTAA
- a CDS encoding putative secreted protein, with product MNPLPPSTTVIHRLSRRQLIQYGSICMGSSLLAACTNNNQPTNSSSQLDKISFGTNWYAQAEHGGFYQAIATGIYQKHGLDVTIKMGGPQVPSGTQLLVGGAVDFFMGYGIDAINAIAQQIPKITVAAIFQKDPQCLISHPNTATKTLADLKGKPIYISAAANVTYWPVLKVKYGFTDDQKRPYNFNPAPFLADKTSAQQGYITSEPYAIEKQGGFKPTVFLLADYGYTTYATTIETKKELVEKNPDLVQRFVDASIKGWYSYLENPQPGNQLIKKENPEMTDDQLAYGIQKLQEYGIITSGTAAQQGIGAMSEERWKALYDSMVTAGVYKPNVNYKDAFTLQFVNKGIDYYKSA from the coding sequence ATGAATCCGTTACCACCCTCAACAACAGTGATTCATCGCCTTAGTCGCCGCCAGTTGATTCAGTATGGTTCCATTTGTATGGGTAGCAGCTTGCTTGCTGCCTGCACCAACAATAACCAACCCACCAACTCTAGTTCACAGTTAGATAAAATTAGCTTTGGCACAAACTGGTATGCACAAGCAGAACATGGCGGATTTTATCAAGCGATCGCCACAGGTATTTATCAAAAGCACGGTCTAGATGTCACCATTAAAATGGGCGGCCCACAAGTACCTAGCGGCACTCAGTTGTTAGTAGGGGGTGCAGTTGATTTCTTTATGGGATATGGCATCGATGCCATTAACGCCATTGCCCAACAAATCCCCAAAATTACCGTCGCGGCCATCTTTCAAAAAGACCCGCAATGTCTGATATCCCATCCCAACACAGCAACCAAAACCCTTGCCGACCTCAAAGGCAAACCAATTTATATCTCAGCAGCAGCAAACGTCACATATTGGCCAGTTCTGAAAGTTAAGTATGGTTTTACCGACGACCAAAAACGCCCCTATAACTTTAATCCCGCCCCCTTTCTGGCAGATAAAACCTCAGCACAGCAAGGTTACATCACCTCAGAACCCTACGCCATTGAAAAACAAGGCGGGTTTAAACCCACAGTCTTTTTACTAGCAGATTATGGTTACACTACCTACGCCACAACTATTGAAACCAAAAAAGAACTAGTAGAAAAAAATCCCGATTTAGTCCAGCGATTTGTTGACGCTTCTATTAAAGGTTGGTACAGCTACCTCGAAAATCCCCAACCAGGAAACCAACTCATCAAAAAAGAAAACCCTGAAATGACCGATGACCAATTAGCTTACGGCATTCAAAAACTCCAAGAATATGGGATTATTACTTCTGGTACTGCTGCACAACAAGGTATTGGTGCAATGAGTGAAGAACGCTGGAAAGCACTCTACGATAGCATGGTAACGGCTGGGGTTTATAAGCCCAATGTTAACTACAAAGATGCCTTTACCTTGCAATTTGTCAATAAAGGCATAGACTATTACAAGTCTGCATGA
- a CDS encoding uracil phosphoribosyltransferase yields MQNQVTVIDHPLIQHKLTLMRKAETSTTKFRNLLKEISLLLGYEVTRNLPLKYEEIKTPLALMNAPVLAPDKKLVLVSIMRAGQGILDGMLELMPSARVGHIGLYRDPKTLIPIEYYFKVPHDVEQRDMIIVDPMLATGNSAVAAVERLKSTNPLSMRFVCLLAAPEGLQHFCNVHPDVPIYTAAIDEYLDEHGYIIPGLGDAGDRLFGTK; encoded by the coding sequence ATGCAAAATCAAGTAACAGTTATTGATCATCCCTTAATTCAACATAAACTAACTTTGATGCGGAAGGCTGAAACTAGCACGACGAAATTTCGCAATCTCCTCAAAGAAATTAGTCTGTTGTTAGGTTATGAAGTAACGCGCAATTTACCGCTGAAATACGAAGAGATTAAAACACCCCTCGCCCTAATGAATGCACCCGTGCTTGCACCGGATAAAAAGCTGGTGTTAGTGTCTATTATGCGTGCAGGGCAGGGAATTTTAGATGGTATGTTAGAATTAATGCCATCAGCACGGGTTGGTCATATTGGTTTATACCGTGACCCAAAAACATTAATTCCAATTGAATATTATTTCAAAGTTCCCCACGATGTTGAGCAGCGGGACATGATTATTGTTGACCCAATGTTAGCTACAGGAAATTCTGCTGTTGCGGCTGTGGAAAGGTTGAAATCTACTAACCCTTTATCAATGAGGTTTGTTTGCTTACTTGCAGCACCAGAAGGTCTCCAACATTTCTGTAACGTTCACCCTGATGTGCCGATTTATACTGCTGCTATTGATGAGTATTTGGATGAACACGGTTATATTATTCCCGGTTTGGGAGATGCAGGCGATCGCTTATTCGGGACAAAATAA
- a CDS encoding sugar ABC transporter ATP-binding protein — protein MLYLENITKSFGSFIANDNISLSVNSGQIHAILGENGAGKTTLMKIISGLYQPDAGHIYIQNKPVNINSPNDATKLGIGMIHQHFMLIPQLTVTENIILGLENSWRLNLRQKHQEIAALSQAYGLEIEPTAKVADLPVGTQQRVEILKVLYRQAKLLILDEPTAVLTPPEVKSLIFILRQLAAAGNTIIFISHKLEEVINLCDTVTILRRGKVIVTTSTQAATPQKLAELMIGHEVDLNINKSPASTGKVILRVDNLQVTDDRGINAVCDVSFQIHAGEILGIAGVDGNGQRELADAIAGLRKIRQGKIHLENSQTIAYIPEDRQNIGLILQFSIAQNLILKAFKNLPFCRNYLLQSAAINNHAHAAMQTFDIRATGEDIKVSQLSGGNQQKVVLARELAGEPDLIVAMQPTRGLDVGATAMVHSQLLAERDRGAAILYISTELEEIMAMSDRIAVIYRGKFVAILDAQTSTVEEIGLLMAGSSK, from the coding sequence ATGCTTTATTTAGAAAATATAACTAAAAGCTTCGGCTCATTTATTGCCAACGATAACATTAGCTTGAGTGTTAACTCAGGGCAAATTCATGCAATTTTAGGTGAAAATGGTGCTGGTAAGACCACTTTAATGAAGATTATTAGTGGTCTATATCAACCTGATGCTGGACACATTTACATACAAAATAAACCAGTAAACATCAACTCACCTAATGACGCAACAAAACTAGGTATTGGCATGATTCATCAACATTTCATGCTAATACCTCAGTTAACTGTTACCGAAAATATTATCTTAGGTTTAGAAAATAGCTGGCGCTTAAATCTGCGACAAAAGCATCAAGAAATTGCGGCTTTATCTCAAGCTTATGGTTTAGAAATTGAACCCACAGCAAAAGTAGCAGATTTACCAGTGGGAACACAACAGCGTGTCGAAATTCTCAAAGTTCTTTACCGCCAAGCCAAGCTTTTAATTCTTGATGAACCAACCGCAGTCCTAACACCACCAGAGGTGAAATCGTTAATTTTTATCTTACGTCAATTAGCCGCAGCGGGGAACACAATTATTTTTATCAGTCATAAGTTAGAAGAAGTAATAAACCTTTGCGATACAGTCACCATATTACGCAGGGGAAAAGTAATTGTAACAACAAGTACTCAAGCAGCAACACCTCAAAAACTAGCAGAATTAATGATAGGACATGAAGTTGATTTAAACATTAATAAATCACCAGCTTCAACAGGAAAAGTAATATTGAGGGTGGATAATTTACAAGTTACAGATGATAGAGGTATTAATGCGGTTTGTGATGTTTCCTTTCAAATACATGCAGGGGAGATATTAGGAATTGCTGGTGTTGATGGCAATGGACAAAGAGAATTAGCCGATGCGATCGCAGGTTTACGCAAGATTAGACAAGGTAAAATTCATTTAGAGAATTCTCAAACTATTGCTTATATCCCTGAAGATAGGCAAAATATAGGTTTAATATTACAATTTAGCATTGCCCAAAATTTAATTTTAAAAGCTTTTAAAAACTTGCCCTTTTGTCGCAATTATTTATTACAATCAGCAGCAATTAACAATCACGCCCACGCTGCAATGCAAACATTCGATATCCGCGCAACAGGAGAAGATATCAAAGTCAGTCAACTTTCGGGTGGAAATCAACAAAAAGTAGTTTTAGCGCGAGAACTTGCAGGTGAACCTGATTTAATTGTTGCTATGCAACCCACACGAGGGTTAGATGTAGGGGCGACAGCGATGGTACATTCGCAGTTGTTAGCAGAACGCGATCGCGGTGCGGCAATACTGTATATTTCTACTGAGTTAGAAGAAATCATGGCTATGAGCGATCGCATTGCCGTAATCTACAGAGGTAAGTTCGTCGCTATTTTAGACGCACAGACTTCAACAGTGGAAGAAATTGGTTTATTGATGGCTGGAAGTAGCAAATGA
- a CDS encoding response regulator receiver domain protein, whose amino-acid sequence MNGKPLILVVEENIHNLELLNYHLKALNYSCICAKQGIKALIVAQTHQPDLIILDMMISDISGGQVIDYLKREKKTAKIPVIAAIPWYLEQNSERLFLTGTDGYLTKPYDLKKLGVLLSRHLTQLNSSSLL is encoded by the coding sequence ATGAACGGAAAGCCACTGATATTAGTTGTAGAAGAAAATATACACAATTTAGAACTGCTAAATTATCACCTCAAAGCATTAAATTATTCTTGCATTTGTGCAAAGCAAGGCATCAAAGCTTTGATAGTTGCACAAACACATCAACCTGATTTAATTATCTTAGATATGATGATTTCTGATATTAGCGGCGGTCAAGTGATTGATTACCTCAAGCGAGAGAAAAAAACTGCAAAAATTCCCGTCATTGCAGCTATCCCTTGGTATCTAGAACAAAATTCCGAACGCTTATTTTTAACAGGTACTGATGGCTATCTCACAAAACCCTACGACTTGAAGAAATTAGGAGTGCTATTATCTCGCCATCTCACTCAGTTAAATTCTTCCAGTTTGCTTTAG
- a CDS encoding inner-membrane translocator: MNNLNFFSDYLVASLHLTVPLAFASLGGLYSERSGVLNIALEGMLLTGAFTSAVATFYTGNVWVGILAAVIAGGLVGLLHAFLCVTLRVDQLVSGLAINLVAAGLTSFLARLVFHGASTQRLPGIEPLIIPGLANIPVLGVLLFQQDILVYLLLFLIAVSVYVLFHTSFGLTLRAVGEHPQAAVTAGISVVMVRYYAVVLSGCLASLGGAYLVLVQIRFFSEGMSAGRGFIAIAALIFGRWHPIGSTLACLLFGATEALQLRIQALGANIPYQFLVMLPYAIALFALLGLAGKASPPKALGVNYFPENRGLD; the protein is encoded by the coding sequence ATGAATAACCTCAACTTCTTCTCTGATTACCTAGTCGCCAGTTTACACCTCACTGTCCCCTTGGCTTTTGCATCTTTGGGCGGATTATATTCTGAACGTTCGGGAGTATTAAATATTGCCTTAGAAGGAATGTTACTGACTGGTGCTTTTACCAGTGCGGTAGCTACCTTCTATACCGGAAATGTCTGGGTTGGTATCCTTGCGGCTGTGATAGCTGGGGGTTTGGTGGGTTTACTCCACGCTTTTTTATGCGTGACTTTACGAGTTGACCAGTTAGTATCGGGGTTAGCAATTAATTTGGTAGCTGCTGGGTTAACGTCGTTTTTAGCGCGGTTGGTGTTTCACGGTGCGAGTACCCAAAGATTACCAGGAATTGAGCCTTTGATTATTCCTGGTTTGGCAAATATCCCGGTGTTGGGAGTGCTATTGTTTCAGCAAGATATTCTTGTCTATTTACTGTTATTTTTAATTGCTGTTAGTGTATATGTCTTATTTCATACCAGCTTTGGTTTAACTTTGCGGGCGGTGGGGGAACATCCCCAGGCGGCGGTGACGGCTGGGATATCTGTAGTTATGGTGCGTTACTACGCGGTGGTGCTGAGTGGCTGTTTGGCGAGTTTAGGTGGCGCGTATCTAGTCTTGGTGCAAATTCGATTTTTCAGCGAAGGGATGAGTGCAGGTAGAGGATTTATTGCGATCGCTGCTTTAATTTTTGGTAGATGGCATCCTATAGGTAGTACTTTAGCTTGTTTATTGTTTGGAGCGACAGAAGCTTTACAGTTGCGTATTCAGGCTTTGGGCGCTAACATTCCTTACCAATTCCTAGTTATGTTACCTTATGCGATCGCTTTGTTCGCATTACTCGGATTAGCTGGTAAAGCTTCTCCCCCAAAGGCTTTAGGCGTTAATTATTTTCCCGAAAATCGCGGACTAGATTAA
- a CDS encoding FAD linked oxidase domain-containing protein: MKGIATDIASIVGEENTVLWENLEASQQKPIQQVTTSINPPNCIVYPRTQTQLSQVMTTAHQNKWRVLPCGSRSKLNWGGLAKGIDIVVSTEHINQLIEHAVGDLTVTVESGMKFAQLQGILAKSRQFLALDPTAPDEATIGGIVATGDTGSLRQRYGSVRDQLLGITFIRADGQIAKAGGRVVKNVAGYDLMKLFTGSYGTLGIISQVTFRVYPMQEVSGSVVLTGAAEAIFQAASTLQGSALTPTQADLLSTQLVSNLGLGQGLGLIARFQSISESVKEQSNRLLEVGTQLGLNGAIYADADDTNLWQRLQNQINYPHTDVAITCKIGILPSAAVEILNQVKIGLIHISSGLGWLQLEEQNQVLELRDRTQNHQGFLSILTAPVTVKQNIDVWGYSGNALPLMRGIKAQFDSQNILSPGRFVGGI; encoded by the coding sequence ATGAAAGGTATTGCGACTGATATTGCATCTATTGTTGGCGAAGAAAATACTGTTCTTTGGGAAAATCTAGAAGCCAGTCAACAAAAACCTATTCAACAGGTGACAACTTCCATAAATCCCCCTAATTGTATTGTCTATCCTCGCACTCAAACACAATTATCTCAAGTCATGACCACCGCCCATCAAAATAAGTGGCGCGTTCTGCCTTGTGGTAGTCGTAGTAAACTTAACTGGGGTGGTTTAGCTAAAGGCATTGATATTGTAGTCAGTACAGAACACATTAACCAACTCATTGAACACGCTGTTGGTGATTTGACTGTCACCGTGGAATCTGGGATGAAATTTGCCCAACTCCAAGGAATTTTGGCAAAATCACGCCAATTTCTCGCCCTTGACCCCACAGCACCAGATGAGGCAACTATCGGTGGTATTGTGGCTACTGGTGATACAGGTTCTCTGCGACAACGTTATGGTAGTGTCCGTGACCAGTTGTTAGGTATTACTTTTATCCGTGCTGATGGACAAATTGCTAAAGCTGGTGGACGAGTTGTCAAAAACGTTGCTGGCTACGACTTGATGAAATTGTTTACTGGGTCTTACGGTACATTAGGAATTATCAGTCAAGTAACTTTTCGTGTCTATCCGATGCAAGAAGTATCGGGAAGTGTGGTGCTGACTGGTGCAGCCGAAGCTATATTTCAAGCGGCTTCTACGTTGCAGGGTTCAGCGTTAACGCCAACCCAAGCTGATTTGCTATCCACACAACTTGTATCTAACTTAGGTTTAGGTCAAGGATTAGGATTAATTGCCCGTTTTCAAAGTATTAGTGAAAGTGTCAAAGAACAATCAAACCGACTTTTAGAGGTAGGCACGCAGTTAGGTTTAAATGGGGCAATATACGCCGATGCCGATGATACTAATCTATGGCAGAGATTGCAAAATCAAATTAATTATCCTCACACAGATGTAGCAATTACTTGCAAAATAGGAATATTACCAAGTGCGGCTGTGGAAATATTAAATCAAGTGAAAATTGGGTTAATTCATATCAGTAGCGGCTTGGGTTGGCTACAATTAGAGGAGCAGAATCAAGTTTTGGAATTGCGCGATCGCACTCAAAATCATCAAGGTTTCTTATCTATTTTAACTGCACCTGTAACAGTCAAACAAAATATTGATGTTTGGGGATATTCCGGTAACGCTTTACCGTTGATGCGCGGCATTAAAGCACAGTTTGATAGCCAAAATATCTTAAGTCCTGGACGGTTTGTGGGTGGAATTTAA